Part of the Marinobacterium rhizophilum genome is shown below.
TAACCGGGCGTCTGGCTGGCAGGGCTATTATGGGCTGAGTCGTGCCTTTTTCGCGCCACTATTAATTTTCTTTATAAATAAATAATCTAAAAAAACAAACTTAATAAATATATAGGCCCGTTGCACACTGTTACTGACTTCAGGGGCGCCAGGACTGTTGAATCGTCCGGGTGTTGGCGGATCTAATCCCATAAAAACAACAGGGAGAATGGATGATGAACAGAATTCTGTGGCAACCGGACGGGGCGCGTATCGAGGGCAGCAACCTGTATCGTTTCATGCAGCAGGCCGAAGAGCAGGCCGGTGTGGCGTTCGACAGCTACGATGCGCTGCATCGCTGGTCGGTCGAGCAGCCGGAGGCATTCTGGTCGCTGTTGTGGGATTTTGCCGAGGTGCGGGCAAGCAAGCGGGGCGAACGGGTGCTGCTGGATGGCGACCGGATGCCGGGGGCGCGCTGGTTCCCCGATGCGCGGCTCAACTACGCCGAAAACCTGCTGTGCAACCGCGACGACTGGCCGGCGCTGGTGTTTCACAACGAGGCGGGGAGGCGCGAGAGCCTGAGTTATGCCGATCTTTACCGCCGGGTGGCGCAGGTGGCGGCGGGCCTGCGTCGTGCAGGCGTGGTGGAAGGCGACCGGGTGGCGGGTTTTGTGCCCAACGTCATCGATACCGTGGTGGTGATGCTGGCAAGCGCCAGTGTCGGTGCGGTCTGGACCGCCTGTTCGCCGGACTTCGGCATCCAGGGTGTGCTCGATCGCTTCGGGCAGACCAAGCCAAAGGTACTTTTCACTACCGATGGCTACCTCTACAACGGCAAGACCTTCAATTCGCTGCAGCGCCTGGCCGAGGTGCTGCCCCAGCTGCCGGATATCCAGCAGCTGGTGGTCATGCCCTATATCAGCGCCACGCCGGACCTGGCTCCGGTGCCGGGGGCGGTGCTGCTCAAGGATTTTATCGACACCAGTGCCACGGAAATAACCTTTGCCCAGGTGCGCTTTGATAGCCCGCTGTGCATCCTGTATTCCTCCGGCACCACCGGCGTGCCCAAGTGCATCGTCCACAGCGTGGGCGGTGCGCTGCTGCAGCACCTGAAAGAGCATCAGCTGCACACCGATCTCAAGCGCGAGGATACGCTGTTCTACTACACCACCTGCGGCTGGATGATGTGGAACTGGATGCTCAGTGGTCTGGCCAGCGGCGCTACCCTTGTGCTGTACGATGGTTCGCCCTTTGCGCCCAGGGCCGAGGTGCTCTGGGATATTGTCGAGCAGGAAGGGGTGACGGCCTTTGGCACCAGCGCCAAGTACATTGCCGCCCAGCAGAAGGCCGGTATCCGTCCGGGCGCCAGTCACCGGCTGGATGCGCTGCGCACCCTGCTGTCCACTGGCTCGGCGCTGCCCCACGAGGGCTTTGAATACGCGTACCGCGATATCAAGAGCGACCTGTGCCTGTCGTCGATCTCGGGCGGCACCGATATCCTGTCCTGCTTTGCACTCGGCTGCCCGGTACTGCCGGTGCATGCCGGCGAGCTGCAGTGCCGGGGGCTGGGCATGGCGGTGGAGATCTGGGGCGAGGACGGCAGGCCGGTGACCAGCGGCAAGGGTGAGCTGGTCTGCACCAGGCCCTTCCCGGCCATGCCGATTGGTTTCTGGAACGACAGCGACGGCCACAAGTACCGCGACGCCTATTTCAGCACCTTCGACAATGTCTGGGCCCAGGGCGACTTCGCCGAACTGATGCCCAGCGGCGGCCTGGTGATTCACGGTCGCTCCGATGCCGTGCTCAATCCCGGCGGCATCCGCATCGGCACCGCCGAGATCTACCGCCAGGTCGAGAAGGTCGACGCGGTGCAGGAAGCCGTGGCCATTGGCCAGAGCTGGCAGGACGACGTGCGGGTCATCCTGTTCGTGGTGCTCAAGCCCGGGTTTAGCCTTGATGCTGCACTGGAGCAGGAAATCCGCCACACCATTCGCAGCAACACCACGCCGCGCCATGTGCCGAGCCGCATCATCCAGGTGGCGGATATTCCCCGCACACGCACCGGCAAGCTGGTTGAGCTGGCCATTCGCAGTACGGTGGAGGGGCGGCCGGTGAAGAACCTCGATGCGCTGGCCAACCCCGAAGCGCTGGAGCTGTACCGCGATCTGCCCCAGCTGCAGAGCTGACCAAGCCCGCAATAGAGCCCTCAGGCCTGTGCAAAGGGCCCGGGGGCTGTTATTTTCAGGCGACATTTTTTAGGGCGCCAGGTGTCCCTCTGCCCGCGCCATCTGCATCCGGAACTAGAGGAGCCTGTATGGATATTGCGGTAGCAGCGCTGGAACCTGGCGACAGGGATCAGTGGGAGTCTCTTTTTAACAGCTACGCGGACTTTTACAAGATGCCAATGAGTGCCGAGACCCGGGACCGGGTCTGGGCATGGATAGCGTCGGGCGAGATGAAATTTTTTGGCATTATGGCCAAGGACTCCCAGGGCAAGGCGCTGGGGTTTATGCATTTTCGCGAAATGCCCTCGCCATTAAGGGGCTCTATGGTGGGTTTTCTGGATGATCTCTATGTCTGCCCGGCGGCAAGGGGAGAAGGTGTTGTGGATGCCCTGTTTGACGGTCTGAATGAGACGGCCGCTGCACAGGGGTGGCCCTTTGTTCGCTGGGTCACCGCCGAGAATAATTACCGGGGGCGGGGCCCGTATGACAGGCTGGCTGAAAAGACGCACTGGGTGACCTATCAGAAAGACACCACCCTTTAGCGGCTTTGACCAGCGCTGCTCGATCAGGAATTCGAGGGACCGAAGATGAATGTATTGGTGATTGGCGCCACGGGTGCCACGGGGCGCCTGCTGGTGGCGCAGCTGCTGGCCGGCGGGGCCGGGGTCAGGGCCATCGTGCGCTCGGTCGATGCCGTGCCCGCAGACATCAGGCAGCATCCGCGTTGCAGCCTGGTTGAGGCCGGGGTGCACGACATCGACACTGCCGCCATGGCGGCGCACCTCGACGGCTGCGAGGCGGTGGCCCTGTGCCTGGGGCACAACCTGACCTTCAGGGGTATCTACGGCCACCCGCGCATGCTGGTGCGCGATACGGTGCGTACCCTGTGCCAGGCGATCAGGCTCAACGCCGCAGCGCGGCCGGTGCGGTTGATCCTGATGAATACCACGGGCAACGCGAATCGTGACCTGGCGGAGAAGGCCTCCTTTGGTCAGAGGTGCGTTATCGCGCTGCTGCGTGTACTGCTGCCGCCCCACCTGGATAACGAACGGGCGGCGGATTACCTGCGCACCGAGGTGGGCCAGTCCGACGCCCATGTCGAATGGGTGGCGGTGCGTCCCGACAGGCTTGTCGATGCGAAGCAGGTCACGCAATACCGCCTGCATCCATCCCCCGTGCGCAACCCGATCTTCGACTCGGGCGACAGCAGCCGCATCAATGTGGCCCACCTGATGGCGGAGCTGGCGACCGACGACGGACTCTGGCAGCAATGGAAAGGGCAGATGCCGGTGCTGTACAACGCCTGAGCGCGGCCCCTGGGACCTTGCCGGTGCTGATTGCTGGTGGTCTCTGCCCGCAGGCCGGGGCTGCTAGAAGGCTTCCTTCTCGAGCTCGCCAAACAACCAGTCCTGAAAGCTGCGAATCTTGGGTAGGTCGACCTGGGTTTTCAGCACGTTGAAGGTGTAGCCCTGCACCTTTGGCCCCTGTAATCCCAGCGGTGCAACCAGCCGGCCGGTTTGCAGCTCGCGCTGCACCAGCAGCAGGCTGTCCAGCAATACCCCCATGCCATCCACCGCCGCACTGATGGCCATGAAAGAGCGGTCAAAGCGCGGCCCGCGTGACGTATCCAGCGGCACCTTGCGGTGCTGGCGCAGCCAGTCGCGCCAGCTGACGAGGCACACCTCGCTGTGGATCAGGGTATGGTGGCGCAGATCTGCCACGGAGCGAATGGGGAAGTCGCCATTCGCCAGTTCCGGTGCGCACAGGGGCACAATGGTTTCCGCCGGGAAGGGGATCACCATGGTGCCGGTGGGCTGCAGCTTGCGTGTGCCGTAGCGGATATCGATGTCGGCGCCCAGGGTGAGCAGGTCGGCGGATTCGTGGGAGGCATTGAGCCTGACGTCGATGTCCGGCTGCAGCGAACTGAAGCGCGCCAGGCGGGGCATCAGCCACTGTGATGCGAAGCTGGGCGTGGAGTGGACGGTCAGGATATCGCTCCTGGCGGTGCGCCCCAGGTCCCGTGTCGCCATGTCGATCCGGTTAAAAGCCGCTGTCACTTCCTCGGCATAGCGCCGTCCCGCATCCGTGAGCACCACGGCCCGATGCACCCGGTGAAACAGCTTTACCCCGAACTGCTCCTCCAGCAACTTGATCTGGTGACTGATCGCCGATGGCGTCACGAAGAGCTCATCGGCGGCCAGTGCGAAGGAGGATAGCCGTGAGGCGGCCTCGAATGCCTGTACAGCCTTGATCGGTACCCTGGACTGCATCGGCTTTCTCACGTGAGCTCAGTTCATCTATCGGCCACATTAATTCGTTTGAGCCCAAAAATGCAAGCGCATAAGCTCCTAATCACTCGCTGGCCGCAGGCCGACTAGCAGGCGGGTACCGGGCTGATGCTGTCCGCCCGGAATGCACGAATTCTAAATCACCTTCACTGGAAGGCGACCGCAACCGAAGGAGAACGGGGTGGATACAAGTATAAAAGAAGCCCGCACCACACTCGCCGAGCATGCCTACCGCATTCGCCGCAATGCGCTGCTGATGGGCGAGGTTCAGGGGCAGGGATATATCGGCCAGGCGCTCGATATCGCCGATGTTCTGGCGGTGGCGTACTGCCATGCGATGAACTTGAAAGCGGAAGATCCGCAATGGGAAGGCCGGGACCGTTTCCTGCTGTCCAACGGTCACTACGCGATTGCTCTCTACGCTGCGCTGATCGAGGCAGGCACCATCCCGCAGGAGGAGCTCGAAACCTACGGCAGTGATGACAGCCGCCTGCCGATGTCCGGCATGGCGAGCTACACGCCGGGCATGGAGATGTCCGGTGGCTCGCTCGGCCAGGGCCTGACCATTGCTGTTGGGCGCTGCCTGGGCCTCAAGCGCAAGGGCTCCGACGCTTTCGTCTATACGCTGTTCTCGGATGGCGAGCTGGACGAGGGGGCCGTCTGGGAAGGCCTGATGTCGGCGGCGCACTGGAAACTCGACAACCTGATTGCCATCGTCGATGTGAACAACCAGCAGGCCGACGGCCCCTCCGGCGAGATCATGGCATTCGAGCCCCTGGTCGAGAAAATGGAGGCCTTCGGCTGGTTTACGCAGCGTGTCGACGGCAATGATCTCGATGCCGTACTCGAGGCTTTCGATGCCGCACGCCAGCATCCGGAGCCGAAACCGCGCATGATTATCGCCGATACCCGCATGGGCTGCGGTGTGCCCTTTCTGGAAGCCCGCGAAAAGAACCATTTCATCCGTGTCGATGAGCACGAATGGCAGCTCGCCCTGCAAGCCCTGGCTGCCGGCGCCGGGAGAACCGCATGAATACCATTACCCCGAAACCCAAACTCAAGACCTCGGCCATGATCGCCTCCATCGCGTCCGAGGGGCAGCGTACTCAGGCGGCGCCCTTCGGGCACGCCCTGGTAAAGCTGGCCGCCGAGCGGCCCGAGATTGTCGGCATGACGGCGGATCTTGCCAAGTACACCGACCTGCACATCTTTGCCCAGGTCTACCCCGAGCGTTTTTACCAGATGGGCATGGCCGAGCAGCTGCTGATGGGGGCTGCTGCCGGGCTCGCCCATGAGGGTGCGATGCCCTTTGTCACCACCTACGCGGTTTTTGCCACCCGGCGGGCCTATGACTTCATGCATCAGGCCATTGCCGAAGACAACCTGAACGTCAAGATTGCCTGCGCATTGCCGGGTCTCACCACCGGTTATGGCCCGAGCCACCAGGCGGCAGAAGACCTGGCGCTGATGCGGGCGATGCCGGGCATGACGGTTATCGACCCCTGTGATGCCCTGGAAATCGAGCAGATGGTACCGGCGGTGGCGGATCACCCGGGGCCCGTCTACATGCGGCTCTTGCGTGGCGCCGTGCCCCGGGTGCTCGATGAATACGACTACCGCTTCGAGCTGGGCAAGGCCAAGGTACTGCGTGGCGGCCGCGATGTGCTGGTGATCTCCTCGGGCATCATGACCATGCGAGCGCTGGAAGTCGCCAGGGAACTGCAAGCCGACAATGTGGATGTCGCTGTGTTGCACGTGCCGACGATCAAGCCGCTCGATACGTCCACCATCCTGCGTGAAGCCGGGCGCTCGGGGCGACTGGTGGTCGTGGCCGAGAACCATACGACGATTGGCGGCCTCGGCGAGGCGATCGGTACGGCCCTGCTGCGTGCCGGCGTAACACCCCAGTTTCGCCAGATCGCGCTGCCGGATGCCTTTCTTGATGCCGGCGCGCTGCCAACGCTGCACGACCGCTACGGCATCTCGACCAGGGTGATGGCCAATACCATCAAGACCTGGATTGGCTGAGCGCAGTGGCGCCAGACAACCGTTTCCACACCATAACAACAACAGGAATACAGCATGAGCACTGCGCTACTTCTTGAAAACAAGGTGGCAGTCATCTCCGGCGCGGCCTCCGCCCGGGGTATCGGCCTGACCACCGCCCGCAAGTTCGCCCAGCAGGGCGCGAAAGTCGTTATTCTCGATCTCGATGCGCAGGCGGCGGCAGATGCGGCGGCCTCCATCGGCCCGCAGCACCTGGGGCTGGCCTGCAACGTGGCGGACAAGGATGCCTGTGTGAAGGCGGCTGCAGCGGTGTTTGCTGCCTTTGGGCGTATCGATATCCTGATCAATAACGCCGGTATCACCCAGGCCATCAAGACGCTCGAGATCGATGCGACGAGCTGGGACCGCATTCTGGATGTGAACCTGCGCGGCGTTCTCTACCTGTCCCAGGCGGTGATTCCCTATATGCAGGAGCAGCGCGCGGGCGCCATTGCCTGTATGTCCTCGGTCTCCGCCCAGCGTGGCGGTGGCATCCTTGGCGGGGCGCATTACTCGGCCGCCAAGGCCGGGGTTCTGGGCCTGGCGAAGGCGATGGCCCGAGAGTTCGGCCCGGATGGCATCCGTGTGAATTGCGTAACACCGGGGCTTATTCTGACCGACATCAACGCGGGCAAGATCTCGGAAGAGAAAATGGTCGAGATTGTCGGCGGCATTCCGCTGAATCGCCCGGGCTCGGTCGACGATGTCGCCGGAGCCTATCTGTTTCTGTCCTCTGACCTGTCGTCCTATATCACCGGCGCAGTCATTGATGTGAACGGCGGCATGCTGATTCACGGTTAGGACAGTGGACTTTACCTTCAGGCCAGGGTGCCTGCAGTCGCAACTCGGCAGGCGTGATGGGCGGCCAGGCACCCTGGCGGCTTTGTGGTGCAGTTAAACAACAAGGGAGCAGGCAAGCGACGGGGGCTCCCCGTCTTGAGAAAGAATGCTACGGTGTCAATTTGATATTCTGAATCCTCAAAAAAAGAAAAAAATAAGGAAACATAATGAAAAAGCTAATGATCGCAGTTGCAGCAACCCTGGCCATGACAGCCTCCAGCAGCTGGGCTGAACAGGTGCTTCGCCTGTCGCATAACGCGGCACCGGGTAATCCCAAGGCGGAGGCTTCGCTGAAGTTTGCCGAGCTGGTGACCGCAAAGACCGAGGGGCGCGTCAGGGTCGAGGTGGGCGGCAGCGCCCAGTATGGCGATGACGCCGAATCCCTGACCAACATGCGCCTGGGTTCGCTGGCGTTCAGTGCCAACTCCCAGGGTACGACCTCCGCTGTTGTGCCGCAGTTCGCGACCCTTGGGCTGCCCTTCCTGTTCCGGGATTTACAGCATGCCTACAGGGTTGTCGACGGTCCGGTTGGCGACAGGCTCAACGAACTGGCCCAGGACAAGGGGCTGGTGCTGCTGGCGCTGTGGGACAACGGTATTCGGCACGTCAGTAACAATACCCGCCCGATCACCAAGCCGGAAGACCTGCCGGGCATCAAGCTGCGTACACCGCCAGACCCCATCACGCTGGATATCTTTAATTCCCTGGGTGCCAACCCTGCTCCGCTGGCTTTTTCGGAACTTTATATCGCGCTGCAGCAGGGCGTCTTCGACGGCCAGGAAAACCCGCTGATGAACATCTACTCGTCCAAGCTGTACGAAGTGCAGAAGTACATCTCCCTGACGGGGCACAAGTATGAAACCACGCCGCTGCTGGCCAGCAAGATGCTGTGGAACCAGCTGTCCGAGGAGGACCAGCAGGCGATCCGGGCGGCAGCGGCAGAGGCCGGCAAGCTGAACCGCGATATGTCCCTTGCCGCGGACGCGGATCTGCGTAAAAAACTCATCGACGCCGGGGTGGAGATCAATGAGGTTGAGCAGGCACCCTTCATGGAAAAAACCAAGTCGGTCTACGACAAGTGGTCGGAACAATACCCGGACCTGATCAAGCTGCTCGTGGCGGAGGCAGGCAAGCAATGATGGCGGCCCACTCACCCAGTACTGTGACCCCCCTGGGCGTCTCGGCCGCGGTGGTAAAGTGGGTCGATAATGTGATCGTGGTCACCGGTTCGGTGATCGCGATCTCATCCCTCGTCATCATGTTCGTTTCCTTGATGGCAGAGGTGATCGTCCGCTATCTCACCAACCAGGGTATGGGCTGGCCGACCGAAATGCCCAATATCCTGTTCCCCTGGCTCGTCATGAGCGGTGTGGTGCTGGCGGCTCAGCGCGGCCAGCACATCGCCGTCACTGCCATCAACGGTCTGCTGAGTCGCGGGGGCAATCGGGTGTTGCTGCTCGGACAGCAGATACTGGTCGCAGCGACCTTCTTTTATCTCGCCTGGGTGGGTCTTGATGTCATCGAGATCACCGGCAGTGAAGTGTATCCGGTGACCGGCATCACGGCGCGCTGGGCGTATCTCGCCCTGATCGTCGGGTTTGTCGGGCTGGGCGTCACGGCACTGACCACCCTTGTGCGCCTGTTGCAGGTCAGCAATCCACTGGCCGTGCGCGCGCATCACCCCGAGGAGGATGTATGACTTTAGTGATGGTTCTTGTGTTCGGGGCGCTGCTGGTGCTGGCGCTACCGGTCGGCTATGCGCTGGTGATCAGTTCCGGCCTGGCGGCGATCACGGTCGGGGGCATGCCGGGCGTCGCCATGGTGGTGAAAATCTTCCAGCCCACGCAGAGCTTTCCGCTGCTGGCCATTCCGTTCTTCATGCTGTCCGGCAGCCTGATGATGAGCGGAACCCTGGGCAAGCGGCTGATCCACTTTGCGACCTCGCTGGTGGGCCGCTTTCACGGCGGCCTGGGCCAGGTGACCGTGATCGGCTCGACGGTTTTCGGGGGCGTGTCCGGCTCTGCCGTTGCAGAGGCCTCTGCCCTGGGCTCCATGCTGATTCCCTGGCAGAAACGCGAAGGTTATCCGGCGGCGTTCGCGGCCTCGGCCACGGCATCGTCCTCGGTGATTGCCGGGCTGATACCGCCATCTATCCCGCTTATTCTCTTCGCCACGGTGTCCAACCAGTCCATTGCCGCCCTGTTCCTGGCGGGCATTGTGCCAGGTTTGCTGCTGTGCCTGGGTTTCATGCTGGTGTGTTATTTCTCCGGGCGCCTGCGCGGGTTCAAGCGCCTGACGGCGAAGATCACCGCGCGGGACCTGTTGCGGGCGACGCTGAATGCGGCGCCGGCACTGGCAATGCCGGCATTCATCGTTGTACTGCTGCGGGCCGGCATTGCCACGCCAACGGAGGTCAGCGTACTTGCGGTGGCCTACGGTCTGGCGGTCAGTTCTCTTATCTACCGTGATCTGACGGTGCGGCGCCTGTACGACGCCCTGATACATACGGCGGTGACCACCGGCGTGGTGATGCTGGTGATCGCGGCGTCAAACCTGGTGGGCTATGTCTTGACGGTGGAGTCTGTGCCAACGGCCGTGGCCGAGTGGGCGCTGGATACCCTCAAGTCACCGGTGATGATCATACTCATGATGAACCTGATCATGCTGGCGGTCGGGATGTTCCTCGATCTGCCGGCTGCCATCCTGCTGCTGGGGCCGACCTTTGTCGCGATCGGCAACGCCATTGGCCTGGATCTGGTGCAGCTTGGCATCATGATGGCGGTCAACCTGAGCATCGGCCTCTTTACACCGCCGGTGGGTACGACCCTGTTCATTGCCGCGGCCATTTCCCGCGAGCCGGTCGGCAATATCACCCGTGAACTCTGGCCGTTTTACCTTGTGGCCATCAGTGTGCTGGGTCTCGTTTCCTTCGTTCCGGCGTTTATCCTCTACTAACCCTGTGGCTCCCGCCACGTCGGGGGCCTGTTTCCGAAAAGGTTAAAGCATGAAGACGATTGCATTCGCCGGTCTCGGCGCGATGGGGCTTCCCATGGCCAAAAACCTACTGGCCGGCGGCTTCAGCCTCCGGGGTATCGATCTCAATGCCCAGGCACTCGGTGCGCTGGAGGCCGCCGGTGCCGGGCCTGCCGGCTCCACACAGGCCGCAGCACAGGGCGCCGACGTGCTGGTGCTGATGGTGGTCAATGCCGCCCAGGCCGAGCAGGTGTTGTTCGCCGACGGTGCCCTCAGTGCGCTGAACGCAGACGGTATCGTGTGCCTGATGGCCACCTGTCCGCCGGGGGCGGTGCAGGCAATTGCCCACCGGGTGGTGGCAACAGGTCGGCGTTTTGTCGATGCGCCGGTTTCCGGTGGTGTGGCCGGGGCCGTGGCGGGGTCGCTGACCATTATGGCCGCCGCTGAGCGTGCGGTGTATGACGAGGTGCTGCCGGTTTTTCAGGCCATGGGGCAGCGCATCTTTCATGTGGGCGAAAAGCCGGGGCAGGGGGCAACGGTGAAGACCGTGAACCAACTGCTGTGTGGCGTGCACATTGCCGTTGTCGCTGAAGCCCTGGCTCTGGCTGCGAAGGTGGGGGTGGATCTTGCGGTGCTGCTGGAGATTATGGGCGGCTCTGCGGCATCGAGCTGGATGCTGAAGGACCGCGGGCCTCGCATGCTTGAGCCGGACCCGCAGATCACGAGTGCTGTGGATATCTTTGTCAAGGATCTGGGAATAGTGATGGAAACCGGGCGGGAGGTGCAGGCGGCCTTGCCGATCGCAGCGGTCGCCCACCAGCTGTTTCTGGCCACCGCAGGACGCGGTGCCGGCCGCGCCGATGACAGCCAGGTCATTCGCAGCTATTACGCGCTCAATGGTCTGGTCTGACTCTGTAAACCTCGAATCGCAGGGGCCGCTTGCGTCGCTTTAGCCATGTTGCATCTGGGCAATAGCGGCCCCGTGTACTTTTTTCAGCGCTCTCCTGGCAGGGAGAGCGTGCAGGAGGGTTTCTGCCATGAATCCGATAGAACTACAGCCCCTGGCCCATGCGATCCGTTTTCTTTCCATCGATGCGATTGTCCGTGCCGGCGAGGGGCACCAGGGCGTGCCACTTGGCATGGCCGAAATCGCCACCGCGCTCTTCACGCAGCATCTGAAGTTTAACCCCGAAGACCCCGCCTGGCCTGATCGCGACCGCTTCGTGCTGTCGAACGGCCATGGTTCCATGCTGCTTTATTCGCTGCTCCATCTGACCGGTTACCAGGAAATCAGTCTGGATCAGGTCCGGCGCTTTCGTAAGCTGGGGGCCGCCTGTGCCGGCCATCCCGAGATCGATCCGGCCTGTGGTATCGAGGTCACGACGGGCCCGCTTGGCCAGGGCATCGCCAATGCTTTTGGCATGGCGGTGGCGGAAGCCTATCTCAATGCGAAGTTCGGCGCCGGGCTGGTCGATCACTTTACCTACGCCTTTGTCGGCGACGGCTGCCTGCAGGAAGGGGTCGGGCAGGAGATGATTTCCCTGGCCGGGCATCTGGGCCTTGGCAAGCTGGTTCTGTTCTGGGATGACAACCGGATTACCGATGATGGCAGCACCGAACTGTCGATCAGCGAGAATGTTGCGGCGCGCTTTGGCGTTGCCGGCTGGCACGTGCTTGAAATCGATGGGCATGATATCGCCGCAGTGTCGGCCGCGATCAAGCTGGCGAAGCGGGATTCCCGGCCGTCGCTGATCGCCTGTCGTACCGTAATCGGGCGCGGCATTCCCCGTGTTCAGGGACAGCGTGCGGGTCATAGTGCGCAGCTGCAGGTGGAAGATGCCGCCGCCGCGCGGGATCTGCTGGGCTGGCCCTATCCGCCCTTTGACGTACCTGAGCCCATTCTTGCGGCCTGGCGCGCCGCCGGCCAGCGCAGTCGACCGGACTACAGCGCCTGGAAGGCCCGGCTCGCGGCGCTGCCGGCCCACGAAAAAGCCGAGTTCGAGCGCGTGCAGGCGGGCGAGCTGCCACCGGGCTGGCGCGAGGTGCTGCATGCCTACAAGCGCCGCGCGGCGGGCGATGACACCGCCAGGCCCGGTATCCATACCTCGGCCGAAATCAACGACCTTCTGGTCGATATATTGCCGGAGCGGATCGTGGGCTGTGCCGATCTCGAGGCACCCACCTCGCACAAGCGCAGCCTGCAGGCCTTTACCGCACAGAACCGGGCGGGTGCCTATGTTCACTGCGGTGTGCGGGAGCATGTAATGGGCGCCATGGCCAACGGTCTGGCGGCACACGGTGGCGTGATACCGCTGGCGTTGACCTATCTGGCATTTTCCGACTACGAGCGCCCGGCGATGCGCCTGGCTGCGCTGATGGGGTTGCCGGTGAAATTTGTCTTCAGCCACGATTCCATCGGTGTGGGCACGAACGGCCCGACACATCAGCCGGTTGAAATCCTGGCCTCATTGCGGGCAATGCCCAACATGCTGGTGCTGCGTCCGGCGGACGCGGTTGAGGCCGCGGAGTGCTGGGAGATTGCGCTGGAGCACCGCAGCGGCCCGAGCAGCCTGGTGTTCGCCCGCCAGGCGCTGGCACCGGTGCGGCAGGGGCAGCAGGACGAGAACCTCTCGCGGCGCGGTGCCTATGTGCTTGCCGCTGCAGAGGGTGGCGAGCGGGCTGTCACCTTGCTTGCGACGGGATCGGAGGTGTCCATCGCGATGGATGCCCGCCGGGCATTGCAGGGACAGGGAGTACCGACCGCGGTGGTTTCAATGCCCTGCTGGGAGCTTTTCGACGCCCAGGATGCGGCCTATCGCAGCGCGGTGCTGGGCCCCGGCACCGTACGTGTCGGCATTGAGGCGGCGGTGCGTTTGGGCTGGGATCAGTATCTGGGTTCCCGTGGCGGCTTTGTCGGCATGTCCGGGTTTGGCTTGTCGGGGGCTGCCGAGGCCCTTTACGAGCATTTCGGT
Proteins encoded:
- a CDS encoding TRAP transporter large permease gives rise to the protein MTLVMVLVFGALLVLALPVGYALVISSGLAAITVGGMPGVAMVVKIFQPTQSFPLLAIPFFMLSGSLMMSGTLGKRLIHFATSLVGRFHGGLGQVTVIGSTVFGGVSGSAVAEASALGSMLIPWQKREGYPAAFAASATASSSVIAGLIPPSIPLILFATVSNQSIAALFLAGIVPGLLLCLGFMLVCYFSGRLRGFKRLTAKITARDLLRATLNAAPALAMPAFIVVLLRAGIATPTEVSVLAVAYGLAVSSLIYRDLTVRRLYDALIHTAVTTGVVMLVIAASNLVGYVLTVESVPTAVAEWALDTLKSPVMIILMMNLIMLAVGMFLDLPAAILLLGPTFVAIGNAIGLDLVQLGIMMAVNLSIGLFTPPVGTTLFIAAAISREPVGNITRELWPFYLVAISVLGLVSFVPAFILY
- the tkt gene encoding transketolase; its protein translation is MNPIELQPLAHAIRFLSIDAIVRAGEGHQGVPLGMAEIATALFTQHLKFNPEDPAWPDRDRFVLSNGHGSMLLYSLLHLTGYQEISLDQVRRFRKLGAACAGHPEIDPACGIEVTTGPLGQGIANAFGMAVAEAYLNAKFGAGLVDHFTYAFVGDGCLQEGVGQEMISLAGHLGLGKLVLFWDDNRITDDGSTELSISENVAARFGVAGWHVLEIDGHDIAAVSAAIKLAKRDSRPSLIACRTVIGRGIPRVQGQRAGHSAQLQVEDAAAARDLLGWPYPPFDVPEPILAAWRAAGQRSRPDYSAWKARLAALPAHEKAEFERVQAGELPPGWREVLHAYKRRAAGDDTARPGIHTSAEINDLLVDILPERIVGCADLEAPTSHKRSLQAFTAQNRAGAYVHCGVREHVMGAMANGLAAHGGVIPLALTYLAFSDYERPAMRLAALMGLPVKFVFSHDSIGVGTNGPTHQPVEILASLRAMPNMLVLRPADAVEAAECWEIALEHRSGPSSLVFARQALAPVRQGQQDENLSRRGAYVLAAAEGGERAVTLLATGSEVSIAMDARRALQGQGVPTAVVSMPCWELFDAQDAAYRSAVLGPGTVRVGIEAAVRLGWDQYLGSRGGFVGMSGFGLSGAAEALYEHFGITVAAVVAQARRLL
- a CDS encoding TRAP transporter substrate-binding protein — translated: MKKLMIAVAATLAMTASSSWAEQVLRLSHNAAPGNPKAEASLKFAELVTAKTEGRVRVEVGGSAQYGDDAESLTNMRLGSLAFSANSQGTTSAVVPQFATLGLPFLFRDLQHAYRVVDGPVGDRLNELAQDKGLVLLALWDNGIRHVSNNTRPITKPEDLPGIKLRTPPDPITLDIFNSLGANPAPLAFSELYIALQQGVFDGQENPLMNIYSSKLYEVQKYISLTGHKYETTPLLASKMLWNQLSEEDQQAIRAAAAEAGKLNRDMSLAADADLRKKLIDAGVEINEVEQAPFMEKTKSVYDKWSEQYPDLIKLLVAEAGKQ
- a CDS encoding TRAP transporter small permease, encoding MMAAHSPSTVTPLGVSAAVVKWVDNVIVVTGSVIAISSLVIMFVSLMAEVIVRYLTNQGMGWPTEMPNILFPWLVMSGVVLAAQRGQHIAVTAINGLLSRGGNRVLLLGQQILVAATFFYLAWVGLDVIEITGSEVYPVTGITARWAYLALIVGFVGLGVTALTTLVRLLQVSNPLAVRAHHPEEDV
- a CDS encoding NAD(P)-dependent oxidoreductase, with protein sequence MKTIAFAGLGAMGLPMAKNLLAGGFSLRGIDLNAQALGALEAAGAGPAGSTQAAAQGADVLVLMVVNAAQAEQVLFADGALSALNADGIVCLMATCPPGAVQAIAHRVVATGRRFVDAPVSGGVAGAVAGSLTIMAAAERAVYDEVLPVFQAMGQRIFHVGEKPGQGATVKTVNQLLCGVHIAVVAEALALAAKVGVDLAVLLEIMGGSAASSWMLKDRGPRMLEPDPQITSAVDIFVKDLGIVMETGREVQAALPIAAVAHQLFLATAGRGAGRADDSQVIRSYYALNGLV